From the genome of Prunus persica cultivar Lovell chromosome G8, Prunus_persica_NCBIv2, whole genome shotgun sequence:
ATATGTGCACCCGAAATCCAAAATCCAGTAGGAAGATGATCTCCCTGAAGAAATAGCAAGTAAATTAGAATTAGCTTTGCTATCAACACATAAAAGTTCACCATCAGTATTTGTAGTGACCTCGACTATGTCTAAGGCCTTATTCCCTTtattcctcttctctttccatATGGaaccatttttcttccaatgcTCTTTTGACCCACACTAAAAACAACCGTCTTTTGCCCTGGATTTTGACATTCCCCTGTTGCCTTTCTTCCCATCATGCTCGCTTGAACGCCCCTCTCTTCAGTCTTTGCAATTAGACCTTCACCTTGAGAGCTCTCTCTAGCATGTTAAGACATCCGATGGGGGGTGAGAATGTCTTGTATCACCTCCTCAAAATTTAGAGTACTTTTGCCAAACATAAGCATTGTTTGGAAGTGTCTATATGATGGAGGTAAGGATGTCAACAACATAAAAACCTTATCCTTTGGACTATAACAACTTCTATCCACTGCAAGTCCGCAATACATCTATTGAAGGTGCTAAGATGATCCATAACATTTCCTCCTTCCTCCATCCGAAGATTTTGGAGTTCTTCCTTCATGaagagtttgtttgtttgtgacTTTCTTGCAAACATCTGTTCGAGCTTTTTCCATATTTACTTCACGGTGCCTTCTATTACTTTGCACAACACCTCGTATGCAATGTAGTTCTCGATCACCTCTAGCCAACTTGTGGAGTAAGTACCACTCCTCCAATGTCATGGTTCCCGGGTTGTTCTTCTTTCCGATCAAGACAACTTCGAAACCTTGCTAGGCTAGAGCGTACTTCATCCTTCTTTGGCATAGCAAGAAGTTCTCTTTTCCAGTGAATGCCTTCAACTCGATCTTTATGCTAACCTTTTGTGGTTGCATTGGCTTCGTCTCACAAGCCTGTTTATCGCCTGCCATTTCAAACACACTAGCACTCTTAAAGCTATAGAAGCACTTAGGCATAGACCAACACATGCTGCTAACACAtctctgataccacttgttgTGCGGAAACACTTAAGACATTGTTATCGATCGACCATATGACTATCAATCACAACTCACAAAGAAGAATCAAACGCACAGACCAAAGCGATAATGCAGACAAACGaagaacataaaaatttatagaGGTTTGGATTGGGTTTACATTGattgatttaaaaatttaagggACAAAATTAGGACTTTTAGAAAGTTCAGGAGTCGTTTGTGATAAtagcctttttttaatatgaaaaagtgtcaATCTATATTgccctcatttaattaataccTTCACTTCTTAATATTTCTTTAATGGAGgacattttttggtatttttaatattttaccattctctgcaTATGGCACTTATGGGTCATAATAGTTGTTTTAGGCTttttaaaatggaaatatatttatttttatacacaTGGCGCCTATGGGTCACACATTTAAGCAAAATAATGAGTCCCATGGTACGTCAATGTTCTTAACAAAGTTTTTTACAGACTTGACGCTGAGTGATGCAATGAGACTTAAAACATCAATCAATGGTTGGGTCACTTTGTGTTCTGAGAGGGAGTGTGAGATTTGACCATATTTTCATAGAGCATTAAAgcaattaataaattatgtaTATTCAAAAGATGCATGAAATAATAGAGTTAAGattaaaaaatgaacaaaattattttacattaataaaaagaacaagaagataCAACATAACACCATAAACACCAGAAACAGGAAATTAAAGACTTTATCTTAAACAGATAAATAGTTAATTTAAATGGATAGAAAATCATCCACAGACTGTTGAAAGCCTTTTGATGATTAAACTTTTACAACATACAAGAAATATACAAGGTCTTTCATTATTATACATTGCCATAGCTATTTGATTgaaccaaacaaagaaaagatgtGAACTGTGCAAAGTGAAGATCGCCATATGTGTGCATACGGAAGTATGATATATCTATGTGGTGAGATGTTGAAGATGATGTATTGGGGTGGGCTCTTTTTCCTCCAGGCATAGTTGGAATTATGCAGTGGAAGGGAAAATTTCAAACTATGCAGTTGGCAAACAGGGCGGATCCACATAGGGGTAAGAGGGGTCAATTGACCCCTACAAGTCTAGAATTCACCATTGAAGACGAAGATGTTGACCCCTGCAAATTATCTACAAACTGTTGTtgtaagtaaatgtctttgtccttttactttcatttatttttatattactccatttacttaagtttacaatataaataaagaagtaCTCtgcatttggattcaaataaaaatactagaaaatcaaattcccaaaaaatcaaaatatgaaaaattggttttagtgcaaaatacgatttaggctaaaaatgatggctcattaagtcaatatatactcatgctaaatcccataaaatgaagttttcttatttgatatgtaaggaataaaagccgccaaaaattatcttgagaaaatgattattccgaaaaaccatttttcatacttagccaatatttttacatacaacaatttttcatgtatgatataaatgcatgaagggacctaaggtcaatctaggtaaaaagcttagatgttcaatccaCAAAAAGTTTTACAAGAATAACCTAACTTTTACGTATTGAAGAAATATTTGCTTGAATGAGCTCCCCTTAAGACAGTACTCATAAGGGTCCAAAGTTTGAGAGCTAGAGCCCAAAAGAAACGCAGATAAAGCCCAAAATCACAACGACGACGGacctcaaaaataacataaatgcCCTAAAATGAGCATGATTACGTTAATATATGCCAGCTCTTACGTCGAATAGGACGAGACGCTTGGGAGGCGAAGAGGATTGCGCTAAATTTTTGGAGTTGATGCAATGCTCTTTGATAATGAACATGAGTATTTGTTATGATTTTATCTATTAACTATGAATTAGAGTATTATTGTTTCATTTTGATGGGTctattttgtatataaatttttttaaccttttaCATGTTGACTCCTGGAATGAAAATTCCTGAATCTGCCACTATTGGCAAAAAAGGCAGTGCCGAAACCGCCTCTAGAACGACGACGTTTGGAGTGTTCATGGTAGTTGAGGTTGGAAGTGAAGCCAAGTTTGTGTTGGATGAGGTGGTAGAGTGCAATTCTTGCTGAAGTAAAGCCTTTAGTCACCCCAGCAAATATCACCAAATGTCACCAAGTAATGGTGACTGTTGCCGACTTTTATACGTCTGTGAAAGAGATATATTTTAGAAACACTCACGCAATCCCCTCACCTCTTGagttctctaaaaaaacctaGTCACACTCTGGTCCTCTTTCTCCTTACCGACAACCAATCGCAAGGAAGCTAAAGGGGGAGGTGGCCACTGCTCTTCCTCCCCTCTGCCCATTTTCCCCTTCCTCTCCTCATCTCCCATTCTTTTTCTCCCATTCTTTCCCTTCCTCTTATCCCCTCTTCTCCTCTCGTTTCCCAACCCAGATAGTCTAGATCTGTTTgtctgtttattttatttgattatttttgcaGTGTTCTAGGTGGCTGGTGTTGTTTTCGTCTCAACAATGGCGACAGTAGTGACCCTGGATTATGTCTCTTCTCAGGAGAGTTGTGATACATGGTTGCTGATGTTTTGTCTATGTTTCAATAGTGGCGGCAGAAGCGATGCTGGTGGTAATTGTTAGGATGTGGTGCTCTTCTCTACTCTGCGCCGACCAAAGAACTATGCTTGGTCATAGGAGTTTTTTTATGTCGGCCTTTGAGTTGAAGTGGAGTGCTTCTCAGGGGTCCTTTTACTATTGTTTATGTGTTCTCCTGCGTGTTCTCTCCTGATTTCTTCTATGGTATGCCTTGTAGTTTGTGTAGATGTCAAAGAACTATGATTTTGCTCATAAAAGGCTTCTTTTGACAGTTGGGATGTTCTGCGGTCCTCTCATGTGGGCCTACTATGTTGGTCTATTGTTGCGGTTCTCGTCGGAGGTCTATgtgtttgttttcatttttgatttgttcttttattataATGGTTCAAAGTGACCTGAATCTGACTCTCTTGTTAGGTTATGACATGTGTGGTACTCTTTTCTCTCACGGAGTTTGTTCTATGAGGTTGTCCTAGGAAGGTTTTAACGAAGCCACTGTATCACGTCATTCTTTGTACGTCTTTAATTCTATGAATGAATTCtctttctgaaaaaaaaaaaaaatttatacaaaacaaaacaaaatagtgACTgttaccaattttttttttgtagtctTTCTGTTTGCCCGTTGTGATTATGCATTATTCCCATCAACTCTTTTCAAATGCTACAACCCACCATAGCCTTGGTTGTGGTAGGATTATTAAAGATTGTACGTCTCTCAGCTGGGAATTCAATCTACTAGCGACCAAGATGATGGatcttatttttcatgttcatCGTGAATGGGAATCATATGAATCAAGTGATAACTAGTTCGGATTTAAATAAGAtcagattggattggatttaaACCTCTAATCTTATATATGATTGAATTAGAAAAATCACAATCCaatctatatatattggaTCGAACGCGGATTAACTAAATTatattgattttgaattgatATGCACATCCTACTGCTAACCTCCGTCAATGTTCATATATCAAATCGAAACTTATTTTGAACACATCAGACATGGAGATTAATAGTTCAATGGTACTAACATTAGTATATGTTAGGCCTGTATATATGTAAGCATTAAGTGACTATCATCATCATGATCAGTATTTCCATTAATGGAAATGCAAACTTAAAATAGTTTATCTAATCACACACACCAAGACTAATTCTGCACGTCTTTTGGCTGGCAGAGCTGGGTCTGGATCACCTACTTACTCAAAGTGTATTGATTCTGTAGGTTTACGAAATCAGATACTGTTGCTGGTATGACGGGCATTTTTCATTCGTATGGCTGTAAAGATCAGTCTATTTTGTTATCATTTAAATAAATTCTGTGCTTTTAGACTAATCAGAGTGTAAAGTAGTGGGCaacaaaatgttttttttatagcatACTAATTGCTGCCAAATCGTATCGGGAATGACTGTTGATTATTTGGGGTGCGCACCGCTCGGTTCTGTTCGGTTTCTGTAAAGTTGGACCATGAGGAGAACCATTTCCTTGGCACTTGTTGCTGGATCCACGCATCCCCACTCTTTCTTGcggcttttgtttttttggtggtaATCAATTCAAGTtgattcaaaattcaaaaataggGAAGGAAACAAATGGAGAATACAAGAGTCGAAAATGCCAAATATAGGAGTAAAGCACCATCAACACGGGGAAAGTTAGACTTAAACCAGCACAGTTTAGTATAATAATCTTCTCCatcacaaaatcaaaacaaaatacaacaCAAAGCCACCGTCAACATATAAAGGACCGAGACGGCACAATTATGGTTACAAAGGAGGGGATACACACCCACCGCACAGGTCAGAACCGCTGCAcataaaaatctaaaaagagaatttcccaaaaaaacaaaaacacatcaGCACCAGAATATTCCTCCAAGGGGAGCTAGGGTTGGGAGTAAAAGTCGCTCCTCTTAGGATTGCGTGGTTATGCGACTTTCTTGCTGCTTAAGTTATGCCCCCAAGCTTcgacaaaaaacaaaaaacaaaaaagttatgCCCCAAGTTCCCAACAGGCAATCAATAACCATTTTCCGCACAGATAATAGTTGACTTGAGTGGCtttttaagagagagagagagagagagagagagatggcagAAGAATTTCCTATGACGGGTGGAGATGGCCCAAACAGCTATGCCAAAAATTCTAATGCAGCGGTATCTTAATAGTTCATCTATTGcctttgaattttgagtgctggaaatttcttcttctcaacAGCTACCTATATATTTCCAACTTTTATTAATTActgcatttttttaattatgctgcTGAAATTTTCTTAGTTTACAAATCAAATAAGGTTTTGGCAGATTATATCATGTAAATTATTTACGGTTATTATATATGCAAAACAATTTTCTATATGCATAATAAAGTTAATGTTAATCATCAAATTTCCTGTAGGCCAAGGCAGCAGATGGTGCAAAGGCAATGTTGGTTGCAGCAATATTCGAAAACCTTGACATTGAAACTCTGCAGTCTCGGCCAACAACATTCCGGATTGCTGATTTAGGTTGCTCTGTTGGACCTAACACATTCATTCAAGTGGACAACATAATTGATGCCGTATCTCAAAAATACCACAAGAAGAGCAAAGTCCAGTCTGCTGGTGAACTCCCAGAGTTTCAAGTATACTTTAGTGATCTGGTGTCAAATGATTTCAACTATCTCTTTTCCACTCTCCCTCGAGATAGGCAATATTTCACTGCAGGAGTTCCGGGCTCTTTCCATGGAAGACTCTTCCCTGAGGCCtctcttaattttgtttactCGGCATATGCTCTGCACTGGCTCTCTAAGATACCAGACGAGCTACGTGACATCAACTCACCTGCATTTAACAAGGGCAGGATTTTGTATGGCAATGCACCGTATGAAGTTGGCCAGGCATATTCAGCTCAGTATGCCAAAGACATTAAGTCTTTTTTTCATGCTCGAGGACAAGAGCTTGCTCCTGGAGGCCTCATGTTGCTTTTGATTCCAGGGCGTCCCCATGGCACGCTTCCAGCACAGAATTCTCTTGCTCCTTATTTTCAACCCTTGGAGTCTACTCTCGCTGATATGGTGAACAAGGCAAGTCGCATTTTGCAATATCAAAATAGGGTAACATTTGTGAAAATATTAATGAATTGATATGTGCAGGGCTTACTAAGCGAAGATAAATTTGACTCTTTCAACTTGCCCGTCTACTGCCCATCTGTGGAGGAGTTGGGGGCACTAATAGAAGAAACTGGGTGCCTTGACATATTGACATTGGAGAGCATAGGTCAGATGCCTTTTAGCTTGCCTAGTGCACAAGGATGCAGAGCTGGGACGGAGAGCATTCTCAGAAAACATCTGGGGGATGAAATTATAGAACCGCTTTTCGATCTATATTcgaagaataaaaatattgcTGCAGGAAGTGCTTCCCTTGTTCATGACGACAGCATGGCGGTTGGATTCTTTGTTCTTGTCAAGCGCAAATTGCTCTGATTAACATTCGAACTAATAAAACCTACTTTACAAGTAACTGAGTAGGATGGAAAAACCTATAAGTGATGGCTTTCCTTAGCCTACAGATCATTTGTTACTGGCTAAggttgtttctttattttctgtcTTTTACTTTTTGCATGgataagaaatagaaaaataaaaaaatcagattatcaaaatttgtTGTGGAGCTACGAAATCTCCAATTCTCCCTTGTTAATGACCTTCTTCAACTAATAATAGTATTCAAACTACTTTTACCACGTCCAACAGCAATGGTGTTGGGTGTATGATGTTGACCTTGTTTGGACCACTTTTGGGGTCCAATTAAGTTAATGACGTGGAAAAGATTCTTGGGCCTTTTCAAGTTTTAgaaacccaaaatttgttcCATCATGCCCATTTTTCCTaaaaagtggaatttggaccAAGTAGATACTGAGAAGCCAACTCGCATACATTGCAAAACTTGGGCCAAGGCCAAACGTTTTGTCCAAAATCAAACCAAGGAGAAACCCTATGGCGTTGTTGGTTCATGGAAAATGAGGTTTGGGGATGGGAAATTAACTATTTTCCCATATTTGATAAGTTCAGGCATGAGAAATGATTGCCCGGCACATTGGAAAGTATGGGGGAAAATGAAGCTCTCCtcccaacttgggttttgttttccctcatcgtgggaaagtttgggaaaatgagtcAATATTAAATGTgcatttttcatgaccattttgttctcactaacaatttagaattacaatatatcattaaatgcattctttttttatttgatttaatatggatataattgaaaaattatacaaactttggtTTCCATTCttactcaaaacaaatatggaaaaaaataaaataaagtgatatatCCCAGTTACTTTCCCGGCATTATCAAACGTGGAAAAAGAATCTTCCATTTTCTATCCCTGGAGAAATGACATGAAAagtgatttcccctcaaaCCCGTTCCGTGAACCAAACTATATGGTGACAGAGGTGCCCATATACCGAGTATATCAATGACGTCAGAGCTATTAGCCATCAAACTACTTTTTGGCCActcaagaaaaaattgaaaggacTTGTATACCCCCGTCGAATCATCGAAGTGAACTGGTAATAGAAGGTAGAAACCTAGGCTTCCGTGATTGAGGTAAAAAAATATGGTTGAGGATTGATGACATGTCATATCGCTAAGCCAATAATATGAGGCCATGTGGGCTTCacgaaaattgaaatggttatcaattACAGGCCCTAAATTAATCAACTTTGAATCTTCATTGATTTGAGAGCTATTATTAGGGCTGACTTGAAAgcttaaaaacccaaaaaaaaaaaggaaagagtaAGATAAATTTAGTTCATTCTTTCTTATACGCATACACAAGTGTATGAATAATGAATATTAAGAATAACAACCCAACAGGAGTAAGAATAAGAACCCTTATACATTAATACGATCATATGTAGCAATACATGATCAGAAAGAAACACAGGACATGAGATAATGATTACAAAGATATGTGTATGCCATAAACCCCGATATAGAAATAAATAGTGAAACAATTTAActaaaagaaatatttaagAATATTCAAGGATAGGTGGTTTTGTGGGGTGGAATGAGAGAAGGGCCGGGTGTGTCCTTGGGGAGGGTTGGGATGGAGGGCAATGTGGGCTTAGGTAGGTCAGCTGGGAGATGGGGAAGAGGTGGAATTTCAGGCAACTTTGGCAACTCAGGCTTTGGCAAAGTTGGGAAATTAGGACGTGGTGGCAATTCAGGCTTTGGAAGCTCAGGGACATGGGGCTCTTCTGCCAACTTGAGACCTTCAGGCTTTGGCAAAGTTGGAACATGGGGTACTGGTGGCAATTTGGGTTTCGGCAATGTTGGCAGCTCTGGCTTTGGCAATGTTGGTAGCTCTGGCTTCGGCAACGTTGGCAGTTCGGGCTTCGGCAACTGTGGCAGCTCGGGCTTCGGCAACTGTGGCAGCTCAGGTTTATGGAGTGGTGGCAGCTCAGGCTTTGGAAGCTCGGGCACTTGAGGCAAGGAAGTCTCGAGAAGAAAGCGAGCCCCGGCAACCATTGTTTTGGAGCTCATATGTGAGAAGGTAAAGAGCAGAAATAGTGGTATGACAGAAGCCGGGAGGCGAAGATAGGCCATATTTTGGACGAGGTATGAAATTCTGAAAGCTTTAGTTCTTGATAAGTTTatgagttgtgattttgcttgATCATCTAAACCAGCATTTATAGAAAGAGAAACGTAAAGAGCTAGAATTGAAAAACATGGAGATCTCAAAACGTTTGGTCGAAGGGTATTGGTGTTGTTAGTTCAACTTCTGAACTACTGCATTCATATATATCTACTTCCCTTCTGTACTTGAC
Proteins encoded in this window:
- the LOC18767884 gene encoding probable S-adenosylmethionine-dependent methyltransferase At5g37990 codes for the protein MAEEFPMTGGDGPNSYAKNSNAAAKAADGAKAMLVAAIFENLDIETLQSRPTTFRIADLGCSVGPNTFIQVDNIIDAVSQKYHKKSKVQSAGELPEFQVYFSDLVSNDFNYLFSTLPRDRQYFTAGVPGSFHGRLFPEASLNFVYSAYALHWLSKIPDELRDINSPAFNKGRILYGNAPYEVGQAYSAQYAKDIKSFFHARGQELAPGGLMLLLIPGRPHGTLPAQNSLAPYFQPLESTLADMVNKGLLSEDKFDSFNLPVYCPSVEELGALIEETGCLDILTLESIGQMPFSLPSAQGCRAGTESILRKHLGDEIIEPLFDLYSKNKNIAAGSASLVHDDSMAVGFFVLVKRKLL
- the LOC18768894 gene encoding protein app1 yields the protein MAYLRLPASVIPLFLLFTFSHMSSKTMVAGARFLLETSLPQVPELPKPELPPLHKPELPQLPKPELPQLPKPELPTLPKPELPTLPKPELPTLPKPKLPPVPHVPTLPKPEGLKLAEEPHVPELPKPELPPRPNFPTLPKPELPKLPEIPPLPHLPADLPKPTLPSIPTLPKDTPGPSLIPPHKTTYP